The region GCGGACGACGGCGTCTACGTCGTCGTCCTGACGGGTGCGGAAGGCGGGTTCTGTGCGGGGGCGGACGTCACGGAGATGCCCGACTGGAGCGAGGAACTGACCGAGGAGGAGTACGCGGGCTACCTCTGGGCGGTCCAGAACGTCGTTCGACAGCTTCGCGGGATGGAGAAGCCGTCGATCGCCGCGGTCGGCGGCCCGGCGGTCGGCGCGGGCTGTGACTTCGCCCTGGCGTGCGATCTGCGCGTCGTCGGGCCGGACGCGTTCCTCCGCGAGGGGTTCGTCCGCGTCGGCCTCGTCCCCGGCGACGGCGGCGCGTGGCTGCTGCCGCGGCTCATCGGCGAGGCGAAAGCCACGGAGTACCTCCTCACCGGGACGGACATCACGCCCGCGGACGCCGTCGATCTCGGGCTCGCCGTCGCGATCGCCGACGATCCCGTCGAACGAGCACGCGAATTGGCCGACGAACTGCTCGAGCTCCCCGCGCTGGCAGTTCGACGGACGAACGCGCTGATCGACCCCGAGCAGTCGTTCGAGGAGTACTGCGAGCGGGCGATCGCGTACCAGTGGGAGTGCGTCACCGACGCCGAGCACGCGGAAGCGATCGCGGCGTTCGGCGAGGACCGCGAGCCGAACTTCGATCGGGACGACGCCTGAGCGCGCTCTCAGACGAGATCCCGAAGGCCGTCCGCTTTCAGGCTGGCCGCGATCTGATTCTTCTGTATCTCGTCGGTGCCGGCGGCGAGCCGGCGGCCCCGCGCGAGCCGGTAGAGGTACTCGAGGGGGTGGCCCTGCTGATACCCGTTCGCGCCGTGGATCTGGAGCGCCTCGCTGACGACGCGTTCGACCATCTCGCTGGCGTGCAGCTTGGCCATCGACGCGTCGCGCCGGTCCGGAACGCGGCCCCGCTCGTGGGCCCGCGCCGCCGCGCGGTGGGTCAGCGCTCGCGAGGCCTCCAGGTCCGTCGCGGCGTCCGCGAGTTTCCACTCGATCCCCTGGAACTCGCCGATCGGCCGGTCGAACTGGGTCCGCTGATCGGCGTAGTCGAGCGCCTTCTCGAGCGCGCAGCGCGCGAGCGCGTTCGCGAGCGTCGCGCTCCCCAGCCGCTCCCAGTTGAGCGCCCGGAGCTGGTTCTTGAACCCGTCCGGGCCGCGCGTGACGACGTTCTCCTCGGGAACGGTCACGTCCTCCATGACGAAGTGGGTCTGGTGGTGGTCCGCCATGTTCGCGTAGTGCTGTTCGACCTCGACGCCGTCCCAGTCAAACTCGACGACGACCGACCCGAGCCCCTCGGGGAACTTCGTCCACACCAGCACCGCGCTCGAGTGTTCGACGTTGCTCACCCACGTCTTTTCGCCGTCGAGCACCAGCTCGGTGCCGTCTTCCTCGACTCGCGTCCGCATCGCGCCGACGTCGGAGCCGGCCTCCGGCTCGGAGATGCCGATGGCGATGCTGTCCTCGCCGTCGAGCACCGGCGGCAGGTACCGTTCCGTGGCCGCGTCGGTCCCGAACAGCTCGATCGCCCGCGGTGCGACCAGCTGCTGATTGTAGAGGAACTCCGCGGTATCGGGACAGACGCGCCCCACTGCCTCGATGGTGAGGATCGCGTCGAGTTCGGTCATCCCGCCGCCGCCGTACTCTTCCGGGAAGTTGACGCCGAGAAACCCCCTGTCGGCGAGGAGTTGCGCGTTCTCCCACGGCGGCTCGCCGTCCCACTCGAACGCCCGGTCGGCGAACTCCCGCTCCGCGATGGCTTCCACCGACGAGACGAGGAGCTCCTGCTCGGGGCTGAGGTCGATCATGCCGTTCAGTATCGTGGGTGTCGATATCAATGTACGGGCCGCGGACCGCCGGTAGCGGTGCGCGGACTACCGGTATCGGTGGCGGGAACCGTCGATCCGTCCCGCGCCGTCCCGCACCCTACGGGTACGCTTATGTGGGTGCTCCGCAATTCGTTCCCTAGTTCAGCACAGCTATGAGCAACGTCACGTCCATGCAGGACGCCGTTAGCAACGGCGTCTCCGACGGCGATAGCGTCTATCTCGCGGGGTTCACGCACCTCATCCCGTTCGCGGCGGGACACGAGATCATCAGACAGGAGAAACGCGACCTCGAGCTGATCAGGGCCACGCCGGACCTGATCTACGATCAGCTGATCGCCGCCGGCTGTGCGCGAAAGGCGACGTTCTCGTGGGCCGGAAACCCCGGCGTCGGGAGCTTGCCGGCGTTTCGCAGGGCCGCCGAGGAGGGGATTCCGACCGAACTCGAGCTCGAGGAGTACACCCACTTCGGGTTGGTCGCTGCACTCGACGCGGGCGCGTCAAACCTGCCCTTCGCCCCGCTGCGCGGCTTCATCGGGTCGGATCTGCCCGCCCACAACGACAACATCGCGCGAATCGAGAGCCCGTTCGACGACGACTACGTGTACGCCGTCGCGCCGATCGAGCCGGACGTGGCGGTCATCCGGGCCCAGCGGGCCGACGAGGCGGGCAACGCCCACCTCTGGGGGATTCAGGGCGAAGTGAAGGTCGCCGGCCTGGCCGCCGACACCGTGATCCTCTCGGTGGAGGAACTCTGCGCCGAGGAGACGATCCGAAGCGACCCGAACCGAACGGTCATCACGAGCGACGACGTCGACCACGTCGTCCACGACCCCTACGGCTCGCACCCGTCGTACGCTCAGGGCTACTACGGGCGGGACAACGAGGCGTACATCGAGTGGGCCGAGATCGCGAGCGACGTCGACCGGGTCGAGGCGTGGCTCGACGAGTGGGTCTACGGCGTCGAGAACCGCCGGGAGTACGTCGAGAAACTCGGCGTCGACAGGCTGCTCGAGCTCGACCCGGACCGATCGTACGCGACGCCCGTCGACATGGGGGCGTACAGATGACCGCCGTCCGCTCGAGCGGTCGCCGAACCGGCTGTACAGCCCGGTCGACCGAACTCACGGAGGAACTCCGATGAACTACACGAAGAGCGAACTGATGGTGGTGGCGGCCGCGAGGGAACTCGAGAACGACGACGCCGTGCTCGTCGGGATCGGCAAACCGAACCTGGCGTGTAACGTCGCCAAGCGCACGCACGCACCGGACCTGCGGATGGTCTACGAGTCGGGGACGATCGGATCGGACCCGTCGTCGCCGCCGCTGTCGATCGGCGACCCGGTGCTCGCGTCGGGCGCGCTCTCGATCGAACCGATGCGGAACAACTTCAACTACTACTTGCAGGCTGGCCGCCTCGACGTGGGGTTCCTGGGCGGCGCGCAGATCGACAAGTTCGGCAACATCAACTCGACTGTCATCGGCGACTACGACGATCCGGACGTCCGCCTGCCGGGAAGCGGCGGCGCTTGCGAGATCGCGGGCCACGTCGACCGAACGCTGATGGTTACGCCCCACTCGGCGCGCCGGTTCCCCGAGGCGGTCGATTTCATCACCAGCCCCGGCTACGTCGACGGCCGCACGGGACGCGAGAAGCTCGGCCTCGACGGCGGCCCGGAGGCGGTCATCACCGATCTCGCCGTCTGCCGGTTCGACGAGCGCGGAGTGATGTACGTCGACGCATTGCATCCGAACGCGACGCGCGAGGACGTCCGCGCCGAGACGGGCTGGGAGATCGAGTTCGCCGACGACCTGCGGACGACGCCGGGGCCGAACGAGGAGGAGCTCCGACTGATCCGCGAGGTGCTCGATCCGGACGAGATGTACACCGACCAGGCCGAGTGAGGCTCCGTCGGCCGAGCGACCCACTCGACGAGCGTCTCGCTACGGGTGAAGCGTGATCTTGATGCCCTCGCGCCGCCGGGTCGCTTCGAAGGCGTCCGCGTAGTCGGCCAGGGGAAACGACGGGCCGAGCGCGGGCGAGAGGTCGGTGTCGGCCGCGATAGCGATCGCACGCCGCCAGCTCGAGTCCCGACGGCCGTAGACCGTCGTGATCGAGACGCCCCGTCGAACGAGTCGCGTCAGATCGACGGGCACCGTCTCCGCGCCGTGGAAGATACCGATCTGGACGATCTCGCCGTCGCGACGCGTCGACGACGATGCGAGCGAGAACGCGTCGGGGTGTCCGGCGGCCTCGATGAACACGTCGACCGCCTCGTCGAGCCCGTCGGTGAGCTCCTCGGACGCGACCGCGCGGGTCGCGCCGAGCTCCCGGGCGAGCGGGAGCCGATCCTCGCGGTCGGCGTCCGCGCCGACGACCGTTATCGAACTCGCGCCGCCGGCGACCGCCGCGACGAGCGCGCCGATGCCGACCGCTCCGGGGCCGGTGATCGCGACGCTGTCGCCGGGCTCGAAACCGGACCGCTCGATCCCGTGGACGGCCAGTCCGAGCAGCTCGAGGAAGACGCCCTCGTCCGCGCTCAGCGAGCCGATCGGGTAGACCGTCTCCGCGGGAACGACGGCGTACTCCGCGAGCGCGCCGTCGAGGGCCGGATCGAGCCCGACGATACGCCGGTCCGGACAGATCGAGAACGAGCCCGAGCGGCAGCACCGACAGCGGCCGCAGCCGACGACCGGTTCCACCGCGACGCGCTCGCCCGTCGCGATCCCGTCGACGTCGGGACCGGTCGCGTCGATCGTTCCCGCGAACTCGTGGCCAAACAGCTGGGGCAACTCGTCCGCGTAGTGGCGTTTGCTCTCGTGCCAGTCGTAAATCAGCGCCTCCGCGCCGCGGTCGATCCCGACCGATTCGACTCGAATCCTGACTTCTCCGGGCCCCGGCTCGGGGACTGGAATCGACTCGAGGCGCATCCCCGGTTCGGGCGTCGTCTTCAGGAGCGCGGTCATTCGATCCGTCGCGTTCTGCGTCACGTCCGTAGTGACGCGGACGACGATCATATAGCTCGTGTCCGCTCGCGTCTCGCGTCGGCCGACCGGGAGAGACCGCTCACGAGCGGCGCTTACAGACTCGTTGCGATGGTGTACAGGGCGCTGAAGAGGGCGAACCACAGCAGCGTTCGGACGAACAGTTTGCTGTAGATCTCCTCGCCGGGCAGTCGCTCGTAGAACCGCCGCTCGGCCTCGAGGAGCTGCGCGAAGAGCCCCGTTCGCTCGTCACTCATACCGGCACTCGCGATCGTTATCCCTCGAGCGTCTCGATGAGCTCGACGACGTACCCCTCCGGGTCGGCCACGAACGCGATGCGGAGCCCCTTCTCCTCGAGGGTTCGCGGCTCGTCGACCACGTCGCCGCCGTAGCGGTCGACGAGGTCGTCGACGGTTTCGTCCACGTCGGAGACGCCGACCGCGAGGTGATCGATTCCGGACGGCTCCGGGTTCCGTTCGGTGCCGTCGTGTTTGAACTGTATCTCCGCGTCGCTCGCGCCGCCGACGTACGTGTTGGTCACGCCGTCGAGGTCGAACTCGCGGGTGCGCTCGAGCCCGAGCCCGTCGCAGTAGAACTCGAGTTGCGTCTCGATGTCGTCGACCCAGATGGCCGTGTGCAGGACGTCCATGCGGAGACTCACCGATGCGCAACGTAAAAACGTACCGTCGCCGGCCCGGTCCCGCCGGGGAGCGGTCAGAGGCCGAGACCGAGGAGCCGGTTGGTTGCGAGCGCGCTCAGGACGACGGCCATGATCGCCGCGAGGAGCCCGAACGAAACGTCCCAGCCGTAGAGGTCGGCGAGCGCGCCGACGACCACGCTGCCGGACGCGCCCGTCGTCATGTAGACCGTGCGGACGAGCCCGAAGCCCGCGCCGCGGTCGGCGGCCGTGAAGAGGTCCATGAACCGCGACTGGAGCGGCGCGCCCCAGCTCATCGCGAGGCCGACGAAGCAGACGCCGACGGCGTAGACGGCGATCTCGTCGCCGACGACCAGGACGGCGTAGCCGACGATCCCCGACGCCATCGAGAGGGCGGTCGTCGGTCCCCGCCCGGCGCGGTCCGAAAGCGTCCCCGTCAGCGGCTGGGTGATGCCGTGGACGAGGAAGTACAGGGAGAAGAGCCCGCTCGCGACCGCCGGTGACAGCCCCTGTCCCTGCGCGAAGAACGACGGCATGAACGACGCCGTCGCCTGCCAGGTGAACGCACAGAGGAACGCCAGCACCGTCGTGAACGCGACGGGCGGGCGGGAGAGGAGCGCGACGACCGTCGAGAGGGCGAACCGATCCCGCATCGGTTCGTCGGGTCGATCCGGCTCGGTCGGTCGAACGAAGCGAGCGAAGAGCGCGAACGCCGGGACCGCCAGCGCGAGCCCGACCAGTACCCCCAGCCGCCAGCCGTACCGGACGGCGATCGCGGTCGCCGCGACCGGCGCGACGAGCCCCGCGGCCGGGCTCCCGGCGATGTGAATGCCGATGGCGCGGCCGATGTCATCGTACTGCTTCGCGAGGTAGGTCGTCGCCGCCGTGTAGTGGAGGCCCGCACCCACGCCGAGGAGGCTCACGAAGAGGACGAAGAAGCCGTAGGTTGGCGCGAGGGCGATACAGAGACTCGAGAGGCCGGTGAGTCCGATCGCCGCG is a window of Natrinema salaciae DNA encoding:
- a CDS encoding enoyl-CoA hydratase/isomerase family protein encodes the protein MRDDVRYETADGIATITIDRPEVYNAFRRETILELNEALREAAADDGVYVVVLTGAEGGFCAGADVTEMPDWSEELTEEEYAGYLWAVQNVVRQLRGMEKPSIAAVGGPAVGAGCDFALACDLRVVGPDAFLREGFVRVGLVPGDGGAWLLPRLIGEAKATEYLLTGTDITPADAVDLGLAVAIADDPVERARELADELLELPALAVRRTNALIDPEQSFEEYCERAIAYQWECVTDAEHAEAIAAFGEDREPNFDRDDA
- a CDS encoding acyl-CoA dehydrogenase family protein, which gives rise to MIDLSPEQELLVSSVEAIAEREFADRAFEWDGEPPWENAQLLADRGFLGVNFPEEYGGGGMTELDAILTIEAVGRVCPDTAEFLYNQQLVAPRAIELFGTDAATERYLPPVLDGEDSIAIGISEPEAGSDVGAMRTRVEEDGTELVLDGEKTWVSNVEHSSAVLVWTKFPEGLGSVVVEFDWDGVEVEQHYANMADHHQTHFVMEDVTVPEENVVTRGPDGFKNQLRALNWERLGSATLANALARCALEKALDYADQRTQFDRPIGEFQGIEWKLADAATDLEASRALTHRAAARAHERGRVPDRRDASMAKLHASEMVERVVSEALQIHGANGYQQGHPLEYLYRLARGRRLAAGTDEIQKNQIAASLKADGLRDLV
- a CDS encoding CoA transferase subunit A codes for the protein MSNVTSMQDAVSNGVSDGDSVYLAGFTHLIPFAAGHEIIRQEKRDLELIRATPDLIYDQLIAAGCARKATFSWAGNPGVGSLPAFRRAAEEGIPTELELEEYTHFGLVAALDAGASNLPFAPLRGFIGSDLPAHNDNIARIESPFDDDYVYAVAPIEPDVAVIRAQRADEAGNAHLWGIQGEVKVAGLAADTVILSVEELCAEETIRSDPNRTVITSDDVDHVVHDPYGSHPSYAQGYYGRDNEAYIEWAEIASDVDRVEAWLDEWVYGVENRREYVEKLGVDRLLELDPDRSYATPVDMGAYR
- a CDS encoding CoA-transferase subunit beta, yielding MNYTKSELMVVAAARELENDDAVLVGIGKPNLACNVAKRTHAPDLRMVYESGTIGSDPSSPPLSIGDPVLASGALSIEPMRNNFNYYLQAGRLDVGFLGGAQIDKFGNINSTVIGDYDDPDVRLPGSGGACEIAGHVDRTLMVTPHSARRFPEAVDFITSPGYVDGRTGREKLGLDGGPEAVITDLAVCRFDERGVMYVDALHPNATREDVRAETGWEIEFADDLRTTPGPNEEELRLIREVLDPDEMYTDQAE
- a CDS encoding zinc-dependent alcohol dehydrogenase — its product is MIVVRVTTDVTQNATDRMTALLKTTPEPGMRLESIPVPEPGPGEVRIRVESVGIDRGAEALIYDWHESKRHYADELPQLFGHEFAGTIDATGPDVDGIATGERVAVEPVVGCGRCRCCRSGSFSICPDRRIVGLDPALDGALAEYAVVPAETVYPIGSLSADEGVFLELLGLAVHGIERSGFEPGDSVAITGPGAVGIGALVAAVAGGASSITVVGADADREDRLPLARELGATRAVASEELTDGLDEAVDVFIEAAGHPDAFSLASSSTRRDGEIVQIGIFHGAETVPVDLTRLVRRGVSITTVYGRRDSSWRRAIAIAADTDLSPALGPSFPLADYADAFEATRRREGIKITLHP
- a CDS encoding VOC family protein gives rise to the protein MDVLHTAIWVDDIETQLEFYCDGLGLERTREFDLDGVTNTYVGGASDAEIQFKHDGTERNPEPSGIDHLAVGVSDVDETVDDLVDRYGGDVVDEPRTLEEKGLRIAFVADPEGYVVELIETLEG
- a CDS encoding MFS transporter, translated to MNWRYAHLSLLLCTLAFMTTMVARLAISPLVPAITDEFAVSNAAVGLALSLMWAMYALLQFPSGILGDRFGERTVILAAIGLTGLSSLCIALAPTYGFFVLFVSLLGVGAGLHYTAATTYLAKQYDDIGRAIGIHIAGSPAAGLVAPVAATAIAVRYGWRLGVLVGLALAVPAFALFARFVRPTEPDRPDEPMRDRFALSTVVALLSRPPVAFTTVLAFLCAFTWQATASFMPSFFAQGQGLSPAVASGLFSLYFLVHGITQPLTGTLSDRAGRGPTTALSMASGIVGYAVLVVGDEIAVYAVGVCFVGLAMSWGAPLQSRFMDLFTAADRGAGFGLVRTVYMTTGASGSVVVGALADLYGWDVSFGLLAAIMAVVLSALATNRLLGLGL